A single window of Deltaproteobacteria bacterium DNA harbors:
- a CDS encoding RNA polymerase sigma factor translates to MNIQMDMSEITDEEVVKRVLAGEVALFEILMRRYNQRLYRVARSIVGDASEAEDVMQDAYVQAYTHLSQFAGLAKFSTWLTKIAVNEALARVRKRRQFVDMVSTSSSGEEKMSALEAKSQDPEQSALTRELNAVLEAAVGSLPDAYRSVFMLRNIEGMSTAETAECLDISEENVKIRLYRARYLLKEEINSYVGTAAQDAFQFAGRRCDRVVSAVLHIITKNNSFKADSRA, encoded by the coding sequence GGTTCTTGCCGGAGAGGTTGCGTTGTTTGAAATATTGATGCGTCGTTATAATCAACGGCTTTATCGTGTGGCTCGCTCTATAGTAGGAGATGCGAGCGAGGCCGAAGATGTGATGCAAGATGCTTATGTGCAGGCCTATACGCATCTGAGTCAGTTTGCCGGACTCGCAAAGTTTTCTACTTGGCTGACCAAGATCGCTGTAAATGAAGCATTGGCGCGCGTCCGTAAGCGTAGGCAGTTTGTCGATATGGTCTCAACATCAAGCTCGGGGGAGGAGAAAATGAGCGCATTGGAGGCGAAGTCGCAAGATCCTGAGCAGAGCGCCTTGACGAGAGAATTAAACGCGGTGTTGGAGGCCGCAGTCGGATCATTGCCCGACGCTTACCGCTCTGTTTTCATGTTGAGGAATATAGAGGGCATGAGCACGGCCGAGACTGCGGAATGTCTCGATATAAGCGAGGAAAATGTAAAAATCCGTCTATATCGCGCACGCTACTTATTAAAGGAAGAAATAAACTCTTATGTCGGCACTGCGGCTCAAGACGCTTTCCAGTTTGCGGGCCGTCGCTGTGACCGCGTAGTGTCAGCGGTGCTTCATATAATCACCAAAAACAATTCTTTTAAAGCGGACTCAAGAGCTTAG
- a CDS encoding DEAD/DEAH box helicase: MILSEFHPAVASWFKREFEAPTEVQERAWPEIKKRKNTLISAPTGSGKTLSAFLSAIDDLVKKGLEGKLPDKTQIVYVSPLKALSNDIENNLRKPLGGIQEELRKAGLPETGIRAQVRTGDTPSSARTRMTKNPPHILITTPESLYLILTSKNGREMLSEAHTLIVDEIHALVGSKRGSHLSLSAERLNTLTSKELVRIGLSATQKPIETVARFLTGGGENNDGIDCTIIDAGHRRELDLSVEVPRSPVTAVMSNEVWGEVYKRIEELINTHRTTLIFVNTRRLAERMTHNLTERLGEEAVAAHHGSISKELRLDAERKLKSGELKAIVATASLELGIDIGSVDLVCQIGSPKSIATILQRVGRSGHTVRGTPKGKIFPLSLDELVECAALLDAVKRGELDSLIMPEKPLDVLAQQIVAEVSCREYGEDELYEMFVRAYPYRELERREFDEVIKMLSQGFSARRGRRGAYIHHDMVNGRLRARKGARLAAIVSGGTIPDSFDYDVVLEPTGTFIGTVNEDFAIESVPGDIFLLGNHSWRILKVNGGKVRVEDAGGLPPTIPFWFGEAPGRSPEFSAAVSRLREEISERLGDIKSLIKKGELLDSLQDEDWKQEALKRLTEGAGLGLDAADQLVTYMAAVKAALGVIPTQKRLVLERFFDEAGAMHLVVHSPFGSRMNRAWGLALRKRFCRKFNFELQAAATEDSIILSLGATHSFPLEEVYYYLHPNTVREVLTQALLDAPMFEVRWRWNASTALAVLRRWTGKKVPPAVQRIHSEDLIAQVFPDQIACLENITGEREIPDHPLVNQTIYDCLYEAMDIENLEALLTDIHSGKIELIARDLREPSPLSEQILNARPYAFLDDAPLEERRTHAVQNRRWLDPSEAAGLGDLDIEAVRTVREEAWPQAENADELHDALALCGFLTEEEGERGDAAGGWQPYFEELIGQNRATVLETGEGNKLWVAAERLRQINIVLPDSITVPEINIPEKLKGTAISKEEALVEIIRGRLESLGPVTAAGISEALGVPVSGVDKALISLEGEGFVFRGSFTPGAKGLEWCERRLLARIHKYTLSKLRKEIEPVTAADYMRFLFSWHGLDSGDRPEGVEALKGMLDKLEGFQASAAAWEGDLLSSRMADYDHAWLDTLCLSGSVLWGRFKPANGNGIGKPGPIKTTPVTIVKRANLEMWKRLTPHAGTGAKNLSGRAEEVLAFLKTRGASFFEEIAEGTKGLRVEVENAITELVANGIITSDSYTGLRALLVSSKYRTAKGRRRKRISFDMEGAGRWSLIHTGEGQDEKSKEDMQALAMALLRRYGVLFRRLVERESFAPSWRELVRVLRLLELRGEVRGGRFVDGVWGEQFALPEAVTGLRQTRRKQKDGMLVSITAADPLNLTGIITPGKRVSSHYKNRVLYRDGVPAAVKEGGEVRLLLKFDGDEEWNLKAALVKRKFSPKLRAYLGKGVA; encoded by the coding sequence ATGATACTGAGTGAATTTCATCCCGCGGTCGCCTCCTGGTTTAAGAGGGAGTTTGAAGCCCCTACCGAGGTCCAGGAGAGGGCATGGCCGGAGATTAAAAAGCGTAAGAACACGCTAATTTCAGCGCCCACAGGGTCAGGTAAGACGCTTTCCGCTTTTCTCTCGGCGATAGACGATTTGGTTAAAAAGGGTCTTGAGGGAAAACTCCCGGATAAGACCCAGATAGTGTACGTATCGCCCCTTAAAGCCCTTAGTAACGACATAGAAAACAACCTCCGAAAGCCGCTTGGCGGAATACAGGAGGAGCTCCGGAAGGCAGGCCTCCCCGAGACCGGAATAAGGGCGCAGGTCAGAACGGGCGATACTCCTTCATCGGCTCGCACCCGGATGACCAAGAACCCTCCCCATATACTAATTACCACGCCTGAATCCCTTTATCTGATACTTACGAGTAAAAACGGGAGGGAAATGCTTTCTGAGGCGCACACGCTGATAGTAGATGAGATACACGCTCTTGTGGGGAGCAAGCGCGGCTCTCATTTGTCACTGTCCGCCGAGAGATTAAACACCCTTACCTCAAAAGAGCTTGTGCGCATAGGGCTCTCGGCCACGCAAAAGCCGATAGAAACGGTAGCCCGGTTTCTTACAGGCGGAGGGGAAAACAACGATGGCATCGACTGTACAATAATCGACGCCGGGCACAGGAGAGAGCTTGATCTCTCGGTAGAGGTTCCCCGCTCCCCTGTCACAGCGGTAATGTCGAACGAGGTTTGGGGAGAGGTCTATAAAAGGATAGAGGAATTAATAAATACTCACAGGACTACACTCATATTTGTAAACACCAGGCGGCTTGCCGAGCGAATGACTCATAACCTCACGGAAAGGCTGGGCGAGGAAGCTGTGGCGGCCCATCACGGCAGTATATCTAAGGAGCTCCGACTCGATGCGGAGAGAAAGCTGAAATCGGGAGAGCTGAAGGCGATAGTGGCCACGGCGTCGCTCGAGCTGGGGATAGATATAGGCTCTGTCGATCTCGTCTGCCAGATAGGATCTCCCAAGTCCATTGCCACTATTCTACAGAGGGTAGGGCGCTCGGGGCACACGGTGAGGGGCACGCCCAAAGGGAAAATATTTCCTCTTAGCCTGGACGAGCTTGTGGAGTGCGCCGCGCTCCTTGACGCAGTGAAGCGGGGGGAGCTAGACAGCCTGATAATGCCGGAAAAACCCCTAGACGTGCTCGCCCAGCAGATAGTGGCCGAGGTTTCATGCAGAGAGTACGGGGAAGACGAATTATACGAAATGTTTGTGAGGGCTTACCCGTACAGAGAGCTTGAAAGAAGAGAATTCGATGAAGTAATAAAGATGCTGAGTCAGGGGTTTTCGGCGCGCCGGGGCAGAAGGGGGGCTTACATACACCACGATATGGTGAACGGACGGCTAAGGGCTAGAAAAGGAGCCCGCCTCGCGGCGATAGTTTCGGGCGGCACAATACCCGACAGCTTTGACTACGATGTGGTACTCGAGCCTACGGGCACCTTTATAGGAACAGTAAATGAGGATTTCGCCATAGAGAGCGTGCCGGGAGATATTTTTCTCCTGGGAAACCACTCCTGGAGGATACTGAAGGTAAACGGCGGCAAGGTAAGGGTGGAGGACGCGGGCGGCCTTCCGCCGACAATTCCTTTCTGGTTCGGTGAAGCACCGGGGAGAAGCCCCGAGTTCTCGGCAGCCGTCTCGAGACTAAGAGAAGAGATATCGGAAAGACTGGGGGATATAAAAAGCCTTATAAAAAAGGGGGAATTACTGGACAGTCTTCAGGATGAGGACTGGAAGCAGGAGGCGCTTAAGCGGCTCACGGAAGGGGCCGGCCTGGGTTTGGATGCCGCAGACCAGCTGGTTACATATATGGCGGCGGTAAAAGCCGCATTAGGGGTGATTCCGACACAGAAGAGGCTGGTACTGGAGAGGTTTTTCGACGAGGCGGGGGCTATGCATCTCGTAGTGCATTCGCCTTTCGGAAGCAGAATGAACCGGGCGTGGGGGCTTGCGTTAAGAAAGCGCTTCTGCAGAAAGTTCAACTTTGAGCTTCAGGCGGCGGCTACGGAGGATTCGATAATATTGAGCCTCGGAGCTACGCACAGCTTCCCGTTAGAGGAGGTCTATTATTACCTTCATCCGAATACGGTAAGGGAGGTGTTGACGCAGGCGCTCCTGGACGCTCCGATGTTCGAGGTCAGATGGCGCTGGAACGCCAGTACCGCCCTTGCCGTGCTGAGGAGGTGGACCGGGAAAAAGGTCCCTCCGGCGGTGCAGCGCATACATTCGGAAGACCTCATCGCTCAGGTATTTCCCGATCAGATAGCGTGCCTTGAAAATATAACGGGAGAAAGGGAAATACCCGATCACCCGCTTGTAAATCAAACAATATACGACTGCCTGTACGAGGCTATGGACATAGAAAACCTCGAAGCGTTACTGACCGATATACATTCGGGAAAAATAGAGCTGATAGCGCGCGACCTGAGAGAGCCCTCGCCCCTCTCGGAGCAGATATTGAACGCAAGGCCTTACGCCTTTCTCGACGACGCTCCGCTCGAAGAAAGAAGGACCCATGCCGTTCAGAACAGGAGGTGGCTTGACCCCTCCGAAGCCGCCGGGCTGGGTGATCTGGATATAGAAGCCGTAAGAACCGTGAGAGAGGAGGCATGGCCGCAAGCGGAAAACGCCGATGAGCTGCATGACGCGCTGGCGCTGTGCGGATTTTTGACAGAAGAGGAGGGAGAAAGAGGAGATGCAGCCGGGGGTTGGCAGCCTTACTTTGAAGAACTTATAGGACAAAACAGGGCGACCGTGCTCGAGACCGGGGAAGGGAATAAATTATGGGTGGCCGCCGAGAGATTAAGACAGATAAATATCGTCCTCCCGGATTCAATAACCGTTCCGGAAATTAATATTCCGGAAAAATTGAAAGGGACGGCTATATCGAAGGAGGAGGCGCTTGTTGAAATAATAAGGGGAAGGCTTGAGTCTTTAGGCCCGGTTACGGCTGCCGGGATTTCGGAAGCGCTCGGCGTTCCGGTCTCGGGCGTGGATAAGGCGCTGATTTCGCTCGAGGGAGAGGGATTTGTTTTCAGGGGAAGTTTTACCCCCGGGGCAAAAGGGCTTGAGTGGTGCGAGAGGAGGCTTCTCGCGCGCATTCATAAATACACCCTGAGCAAGCTGCGTAAGGAGATAGAGCCTGTTACGGCGGCTGATTATATGCGGTTTCTTTTCTCGTGGCACGGGCTGGACTCTGGGGATAGGCCCGAAGGCGTGGAGGCCCTTAAAGGGATGCTCGACAAGCTGGAGGGCTTTCAGGCCTCTGCGGCCGCGTGGGAGGGAGACTTGTTGTCCTCGAGAATGGCGGACTATGATCACGCGTGGCTCGATACGTTATGCCTTTCCGGAAGCGTTTTGTGGGGGAGATTTAAACCCGCTAACGGCAACGGAATCGGGAAACCCGGACCGATCAAGACCACTCCCGTTACGATAGTGAAAAGGGCCAACCTTGAAATGTGGAAGAGGTTAACTCCTCATGCGGGTACCGGCGCGAAAAATCTGTCAGGACGGGCGGAGGAAGTATTGGCTTTTCTCAAAACCAGAGGCGCGTCCTTCTTCGAGGAAATAGCTGAGGGGACAAAGGGGCTCAGGGTGGAGGTTGAAAATGCGATAACCGAGCTTGTGGCAAACGGCATTATCACATCCGACAGCTACACGGGTCTCAGGGCGCTCCTCGTAAGCTCAAAATATAGAACTGCCAAGGGGCGGCGGAGAAAGAGAATAAGCTTCGATATGGAAGGGGCGGGCAGGTGGTCGCTCATACATACCGGGGAAGGGCAGGATGAGAAGTCGAAGGAAGATATGCAGGCTCTGGCTATGGCGCTCCTCAGGAGATACGGGGTATTGTTCCGCAGGCTCGTCGAGCGGGAGAGCTTCGCGCCTTCCTGGAGGGAGCTGGTGCGTGTGCTGAGACTGCTTGAGCTAAGGGGGGAGGTGAGGGGAGGCAGGTTTGTGGACGGGGTATGGGGAGAGCAGTTCGCATTGCCCGAGGCGGTTACGGGGCTTCGTCAGACGAGGCGTAAACAAAAAGACGGGATGCTTGTTTCGATAACCGCTGCCGACCCGTTAAATTTGACGGGCATTATCACACCCGGCAAGCGGGTATCGTCACATTACAAAAACAGGGTACTTTACAGGGACGGAGTTCCGGCCGCGGTTAAGGAAGGGGGGGAGGTCAGGCTTCTTTTAAAGTTCGACGGGGACGAAGAGTGGAACCTCAAGGCGGCTCTTGTAAAGCGAAAGTTCTCCCCGAAGTTAAGGGCGTATCTGGGGAAGGGGGTGGCATAG